In the Drosophila biarmipes strain raj3 chromosome X, RU_DBia_V1.1, whole genome shotgun sequence genome, one interval contains:
- the LOC108033147 gene encoding uncharacterized protein LOC108033147, with protein sequence MMHHHRNCKVAAEILRDLYESWLIVVAGMFVNWNHWRLLAYDPLSPLDPLSKLPMGENQRWAGLFFGCGVILAILQYRPRWVRRCRHRVSLLMVLAELVLVLQLTEWTDRQLWQPFLGIVRELFLALGGAQWGSWIFAHLPAARSLLLSGVAFDFFRLFASFAIFIAAFDSTAGCWRVSVEFLLIGYLPETSIRSQLIQEKHRKRCLERTRKGLLPTPSPESLIYKRLCYICMQKMNSEHLDPGTSGL encoded by the coding sequence ATGATGCATCACCATCGAAACTGCAAGGTAGCTGCGGAGATTCTGCGCGACCTCTACGAGTCCTGGCTGATCGTGGTCGCCGGGATGTTCGTCAACTGGAACCACTGGCGCCTGCTGGCCTACGATCCGCTGTCGCCGCTGGATCCGCTGAGCAAGTTACCCATGGGCGAGAACCAGCGCTGGGCGGGACTCTTCTTCGGCTGCGGCGTGATCCTGGCCATTCTGCAGTACCGGCCGCGCTGGGTCCGCCGGTGTCGCCACCGCGTCAGCCTGCTGATGGTGCTGGCCGAGCTCGTGCTGGTGCTCCAGCTGACCGAGTGGACGGACCGCCAGCTGTGGCAGCCCTTCCTGGGCATCGTGCGCGAGCTGTTCCTCGCCCTGGGAGGCGCCCAATGGGGCTCCTGGATCTTCGCCCACTTGCCCGCGGCGCGATCCCTGCTCCTGAGTGGCGTCGCCTTCGACTTCTTTCGCCTGTTTGCCTCCTTCGCCATCTTCATCGCCGCCTTCGACTCCACGGCAGGCTGCTGGCGGGTGTCCGTGGAGTTCCTGCTGATCGGCTACCTGCCGGAGACCTCAATCAGGAGCCAACTCATCCAGGAGAAGCACCGGAAGAGGTGTCTCGAGCGAACCAGGAAGGGCCTTCTGCCCACTCCGTCGCCCGAGAGCCTCATTTACAAGCGCTTGTGCTACATCTGTATGCAGAAGATGAACTCGGAGCACCTTGATCCGGGAACCTCGGGGCTCTAG